One Aliiroseovarius sediminilitoris DNA window includes the following coding sequences:
- a CDS encoding bifunctional alpha/beta hydrolase/OsmC family protein, with product MTTEKFTFTGHGGHALAARLDMPDGPHLATALFAHCFTCSKDIIAARRIAARLAGLGIAVLRFDFTGLGHSEGEFENTHFSSNVEDIVQAAKALNKRGMSPTLLIGHSLGGAAILKAASLLPDTKAVVTIGAPADPAHVIESFREDLPRIRAEGSAEVSLGGRSFRVSEDFIEDVNASKLETILNKLKPALLVLHAPRDEVVSIDNAARIFMAAKHPKSFVTLDDADHLISRPDDAEYVAEVIATWAARYVELTPPAPPPGAPEGIVRASEADPRGFLQDIQSGPSHHTFADEPLAYGGTNKGMSPYGFLSAGLAACTAMTIRMYARRKGWPLDHVYVDVSHDKVHAQDAETGTRDRVDKFQREICLEGDLDADQKARLLEIADRCPVHRTLEGSSKVVTKLID from the coding sequence ATGACCACCGAGAAATTCACGTTCACCGGCCACGGCGGGCACGCACTGGCCGCGCGGCTTGATATGCCCGACGGGCCACATTTGGCAACGGCCTTGTTTGCCCATTGCTTCACATGCAGCAAAGATATTATTGCCGCTCGTCGCATCGCGGCCCGGTTGGCAGGGCTTGGGATCGCCGTGCTGCGGTTCGATTTCACTGGGTTAGGTCATTCCGAAGGCGAGTTCGAGAACACCCATTTCTCGTCCAATGTCGAAGATATCGTGCAGGCCGCGAAGGCCCTGAACAAGCGCGGCATGTCACCCACCCTGCTGATCGGACACTCGCTGGGCGGAGCAGCCATCCTCAAAGCCGCCAGCCTGTTGCCTGACACCAAAGCGGTCGTGACCATCGGTGCCCCGGCCGATCCTGCCCATGTGATCGAGAGCTTCCGCGAAGATCTGCCCCGCATTCGCGCCGAAGGCAGCGCCGAGGTGTCGCTGGGCGGTCGGTCCTTCCGGGTCAGCGAGGATTTCATCGAAGATGTGAACGCCAGCAAGTTGGAAACGATCCTGAACAAGCTGAAACCCGCCCTTTTGGTGCTGCACGCCCCGCGGGACGAGGTGGTTTCGATTGACAACGCCGCCCGCATCTTCATGGCTGCAAAACATCCGAAAAGCTTCGTGACACTGGACGACGCCGATCACCTGATCTCACGCCCGGACGACGCCGAATACGTGGCCGAAGTCATCGCGACATGGGCGGCAAGATATGTCGAACTGACCCCGCCCGCGCCACCGCCCGGTGCCCCTGAGGGCATTGTGCGCGCCAGCGAAGCAGACCCACGAGGGTTTTTGCAAGACATCCAGTCCGGGCCGTCCCACCACACATTTGCGGATGAACCACTGGCTTATGGTGGCACCAACAAGGGCATGTCGCCCTATGGGTTTCTGTCGGCGGGGTTGGCGGCCTGCACCGCGATGACCATCCGCATGTATGCCCGACGCAAGGGCTGGCCATTGGATCATGTGTACGTGGATGTCAGCCATGACAAGGTGCACGCGCAGGATGCCGAGACCGGCACCCGCGACCGGGTCGATAAGTTCCAACGCGAAATTTGCCTTGAGGGCGATCTGGATGCCGATCAAAAGGCCCGCCTGCTGGAGATTGCCGACCGCTGCCCGGTGCACCGCACGCTGGAAGGGTCCAGCAAGGTTGTGACCAAATTGATCGACTGA
- a CDS encoding P-II family nitrogen regulator, which translates to MKKIEAIIKPFKLDEVKEALQDIGVQGLSVIEVKGFGRQKGHTELYRGAEYVVDFLPKVKIEVVLPADQVDEAIEAIVEAAKTDKIGDGKIFVTPVEQAIRIRTGESGHDAI; encoded by the coding sequence ATGAAAAAGATCGAAGCCATCATCAAGCCGTTCAAGCTGGATGAAGTCAAAGAAGCGCTTCAGGACATCGGGGTGCAGGGCCTGTCGGTCATCGAGGTAAAGGGGTTTGGCCGTCAGAAAGGCCATACCGAGCTTTATCGCGGGGCAGAATATGTCGTGGACTTCCTGCCTAAAGTGAAAATCGAAGTCGTGCTGCCCGCGGATCAGGTGGACGAGGCCATCGAGGCCATCGTTGAAGCAGCCAAGACAGACAAAATCGGTGACGGCAAGATTTTCGTCACCCCCGTCGAACAAGCGATCCGCATCCGAACCGGTGAATCCGGCCACGACGCGATCTGA
- the glnA gene encoding type I glutamate--ammonia ligase codes for MSVKDVLSMIKDDDIAYVDIRFTDVRGKLQHVTVDCDLVNEDFLEEGFMFDGSSIAGWKSIENSDMKLMPDVNSAYVDPFYAEKTLCLHCSIVEPDTGEAYGRDPRGTAEKAEAYLKASGIGDVAYMGPEAEFFLFDDVRFSNTMNKVSFEVDAVDAAWNSDTEYEMGNTGHRPGVKGGYFPVNPIDDAQDLRSEMLTTMKQIGMKTDKHHHEVASCQHELGLIFDSLTKQADELQKYKYVIHNVAHAYGKTATFMPKPIAGDNGTGMHVNMSIWKDGKPLFAGDKYADLSQEAIWFIGGILKHAKTLNAFTNPSTNSYKRLIPGFEAPVLRAYSARNRSGCVRIPWTESPKAKRVEARFPDPAANPYLAFAALLMAGLDGIKNKIDPGPAQDKNLYDLPAEELEGIDTVCASLREALDSLKADHDFLLAGDVFTKDQIEGYLDLKWEEVYAYEHTPHPIEYQLYYSC; via the coding sequence ATGAGCGTTAAAGACGTACTCTCAATGATCAAGGACGACGACATTGCCTATGTCGACATCCGCTTCACCGACGTGCGCGGCAAGTTGCAGCACGTCACCGTGGACTGCGACCTTGTTAACGAAGACTTCCTGGAAGAAGGCTTCATGTTCGACGGCTCGTCCATCGCGGGCTGGAAGTCGATTGAAAATTCGGACATGAAACTGATGCCGGACGTGAACAGCGCTTATGTCGATCCGTTCTATGCCGAAAAAACCCTGTGCCTGCACTGCTCGATCGTTGAACCGGACACAGGCGAGGCCTATGGTCGTGACCCACGCGGAACGGCCGAGAAAGCCGAAGCCTACCTGAAAGCTTCCGGCATCGGTGACGTGGCCTATATGGGTCCCGAAGCTGAGTTCTTTCTGTTTGACGATGTGCGTTTCTCGAACACCATGAACAAAGTGTCGTTTGAAGTGGACGCGGTTGACGCGGCCTGGAACTCGGACACCGAATACGAAATGGGCAACACCGGCCACCGTCCGGGCGTCAAGGGCGGTTATTTCCCCGTGAACCCGATTGATGACGCACAGGACCTGCGGTCCGAAATGCTGACCACGATGAAGCAAATCGGCATGAAGACCGACAAGCATCACCACGAGGTGGCGTCGTGCCAACACGAGCTTGGTTTGATTTTCGACAGCCTGACCAAACAGGCCGATGAGCTTCAGAAATACAAATATGTGATCCACAACGTGGCGCACGCTTATGGCAAGACGGCGACCTTCATGCCGAAGCCCATCGCAGGTGATAACGGCACCGGGATGCACGTCAACATGTCGATCTGGAAAGACGGCAAGCCTCTGTTTGCCGGCGACAAATATGCCGATCTTAGCCAGGAAGCGATCTGGTTCATCGGCGGCATCCTGAAGCACGCCAAAACCCTGAACGCCTTTACCAACCCGTCGACCAACAGCTACAAGCGCCTGATCCCCGGCTTTGAAGCACCTGTTCTGCGTGCCTATTCGGCTCGCAACCGGTCGGGTTGTGTCCGTATTCCGTGGACCGAAAGCCCGAAGGCCAAGCGCGTCGAAGCCCGTTTCCCCGATCCTGCCGCGAACCCCTATCTGGCATTTGCTGCCCTTCTTATGGCCGGTCTTGACGGCATCAAGAACAAGATCGACCCGGGTCCCGCGCAGGACAAGAACCTGTATGATCTGCCTGCGGAAGAACTGGAAGGCATTGACACGGTTTGCGCATCCTTGCGTGAAGCACTGGACAGTCTGAAAGCCGACCACGACTTCCTGCTGGCTGGTGACGTATTTACCAAGGACCAGATTGAAGGCTACCTGGACCTGAAATGGGAAGAGGTGTACGCCTACGAACACACACCGCACCCGATCGAGTATCAGCTGTATTACAGCTGCTGA
- a CDS encoding MlaE family ABC transporter permease, whose product MKPITYPLAALGRATLGFLAMVGRVAIFAGQSLSHIVRPPFYPREFLNALLNIGYFSLPVVGLTAIFTGAALALQIYSGGQRFSAEAVVPQIVAIGMVRELGPVLVGLMIAARVTSSIAAEIATMKVTEQIDALVTLSTHPMKYLTAPRVLAAILVVPMLVGIGDIIGIMGGYIVGTKQLGFAPGAYINNTWNFLETADIVSSLVKGAVFGFIAAVMGCYHGMNSGRGAQGVGRATKTSVEAAAILILAANFLLTSFFFTS is encoded by the coding sequence ATGAAGCCGATCACATACCCTCTGGCGGCTCTTGGCCGTGCCACGCTGGGTTTTCTGGCTATGGTGGGTCGTGTGGCGATCTTCGCTGGTCAGTCACTCAGCCATATCGTGCGCCCACCTTTCTATCCGCGCGAATTTCTGAACGCGCTTTTGAACATAGGCTATTTCAGCCTGCCGGTGGTGGGCCTGACCGCGATCTTCACCGGCGCGGCGCTCGCCCTGCAAATCTATTCCGGCGGGCAACGGTTTTCCGCCGAGGCCGTGGTGCCGCAGATCGTCGCCATTGGCATGGTGCGCGAACTTGGGCCGGTGTTGGTCGGCCTGATGATTGCCGCCCGTGTTACCTCATCCATCGCCGCCGAGATCGCGACGATGAAAGTGACCGAGCAGATTGACGCGCTTGTCACCCTGTCCACACATCCGATGAAATACCTGACCGCGCCGCGCGTGCTGGCCGCGATCCTTGTTGTGCCTATGCTTGTGGGGATCGGCGATATTATCGGCATCATGGGCGGCTATATCGTCGGCACCAAGCAGCTTGGGTTCGCGCCGGGCGCCTATATCAACAACACGTGGAACTTCCTTGAAACCGCTGACATCGTGTCGTCCCTTGTGAAAGGCGCGGTTTTCGGGTTCATTGCCGCTGTGATGGGCTGTTATCACGGAATGAATTCCGGACGCGGTGCACAGGGTGTGGGCCGGGCCACCAAAACCTCGGTCGAGGCGGCCGCGATCCTGATCCTTGCCGCCAACTTCCTTCTCACCAGCTTCTTCTTTACCTCATGA
- a CDS encoding NAD(P)H-hydrate dehydratase: MTELLTAAQMRAIEQAAIDSGDVTGLELMERAGRGVVEAIFEEWPELAKPNRGASPSGSPGYLGPRETRAARRRAVVLCGPGNNGGDGFVVARRLLDKGWDVEVFLFGDPDKLPPDARTNYDVWCSMGAVKKLEVDAVTSGPRPTLLIDAMFGTGLTRAIPLDCALAFHAIEKRDVGDRHPWLVPYHRVAIDTPSGLDTDSGKFLLPEFSGDADDEEDWESYWEWWQNDASMRLLLPDLTISFHRRRLGHVLSDVSRKVVVCDIGLGKEDRHPAHLLWPHSNDVVRLLDFDVPKGRSKRAWPGNDLDKRRGAQSHKYTHGHALILSGQSGKGGAARLAARGALRIGAGLVTVAPTPGALQENAARLDAIMLSPVGDAPTLETVLADERFNALCLGPGLGQERARELVPVALAAERATVLDADALTAFADNPAGLFDMLHENCVLTPHAGEFARLFPDIAEKLNAPATQGPAYSKVDATREAAARAGCVVLFKGPDTVIAAPDGRCSINSAAYERSAPWLASAGTGDVLAGFVTGLLARGFKPIQAAETAAWMHVECALEFGPGLIAEDLSEMLPNVFRKLGV, encoded by the coding sequence ATGACTGAATTGCTGACAGCGGCCCAGATGAGGGCCATCGAGCAAGCCGCAATCGACTCAGGCGACGTGACCGGGCTTGAACTGATGGAGCGCGCGGGCAGGGGTGTGGTCGAGGCGATTTTTGAGGAATGGCCGGAGCTGGCAAAGCCGAACCGAGGGGCCAGCCCCTCGGGCTCCCCGGGATATTTGGGGCCACGAGAAACACGGGCGGCGAGACGGCGGGCCGTTGTGTTGTGCGGGCCGGGGAACAATGGCGGTGACGGGTTTGTTGTGGCGCGTCGGCTTTTGGACAAAGGTTGGGACGTCGAGGTGTTTCTGTTTGGCGACCCGGATAAATTGCCGCCTGATGCACGGACAAATTACGACGTTTGGTGCTCGATGGGGGCAGTGAAGAAATTAGAAGTCGATGCGGTTACTTCCGGGCCGCGGCCAACGTTGCTGATTGATGCAATGTTCGGGACGGGCCTTACACGTGCGATTCCTCTTGATTGCGCGCTTGCATTTCACGCGATTGAAAAAAGAGATGTTGGCGATAGGCATCCCTGGCTGGTGCCTTACCATCGGGTTGCGATAGACACCCCTTCTGGGCTGGATACCGATAGCGGCAAGTTCCTTTTACCCGAGTTCAGCGGGGACGCAGACGATGAAGAGGATTGGGAGAGTTACTGGGAGTGGTGGCAGAATGACGCGTCAATGCGGCTTCTTCTCCCTGATCTGACAATTTCGTTTCATCGTCGCAGGCTGGGGCATGTTCTGTCGGATGTCAGTCGAAAAGTGGTGGTATGTGACATCGGATTGGGCAAAGAGGATCGCCATCCGGCGCACTTGCTCTGGCCGCATTCGAATGACGTGGTACGCTTGCTGGATTTCGACGTTCCAAAGGGTCGATCCAAACGTGCATGGCCCGGAAACGATCTTGATAAGAGGAGGGGAGCGCAAAGCCACAAATACACCCACGGCCATGCTCTCATCCTCTCAGGACAATCGGGCAAAGGCGGCGCGGCACGTCTTGCGGCGCGCGGCGCTTTGCGCATTGGGGCAGGGCTTGTCACTGTCGCCCCCACGCCCGGCGCGCTTCAGGAAAACGCGGCGCGGTTGGATGCGATTATGTTGTCTCCGGTCGGTGATGCTCCGACACTTGAAACCGTTTTGGCGGACGAACGGTTCAACGCATTGTGCCTTGGTCCCGGATTGGGGCAGGAACGGGCGCGGGAGTTGGTGCCGGTGGCGCTGGCGGCCGAGCGGGCGACGGTGCTGGATGCAGATGCGTTGACGGCTTTTGCGGACAATCCCGCCGGACTGTTCGACATGCTGCACGAAAACTGTGTGCTGACGCCCCATGCGGGCGAGTTCGCGCGGCTTTTCCCAGACATTGCCGAAAAGCTGAACGCCCCAGCCACCCAAGGTCCGGCATATTCCAAAGTGGACGCGACGCGAGAGGCCGCCGCGCGGGCAGGGTGCGTGGTGCTGTTCAAAGGGCCGGATACAGTGATTGCAGCGCCGGATGGGCGGTGTTCGATCAACTCGGCCGCGTATGAGCGGTCAGCGCCCTGGCTCGCTAGTGCTGGGACTGGCGACGTGCTGGCGGGCTTTGTCACGGGGCTGCTTGCGCGCGGTTTTAAGCCGATACAAGCCGCCGAAACCGCCGCTTGGATGCATGTCGAATGCGCGCTGGAATTTGGTCCGGGTCTGATCGCCGAAGACTTGTCCGAAATGTTGCCGAACGTATTCAGAAAGCTGGGCGTTTAG
- a CDS encoding Hint domain-containing protein, producing MTPNPFSGGVVAGDVRSTPLPAGIGPGALVRTFHGERVIETLAPGDRILTADGTRARLGSVSCHVVPAHGLCRISPKALAEGRTGKCAAPIVVSDQQHIVVKGWLAQAMFGRDRALVPVSAIIDQELVRRININAELPLFQLHFDEPKLLRVGGLDLLATPIRQPALEPAKRPAF from the coding sequence ATGACACCCAACCCCTTTTCGGGCGGCGTGGTGGCAGGGGATGTGCGCAGCACGCCCTTACCCGCTGGTATTGGCCCCGGCGCATTGGTGCGCACATTCCATGGCGAACGTGTGATCGAAACCCTCGCCCCCGGCGATCGCATCCTGACCGCTGATGGCACCCGCGCACGCCTTGGGTCAGTCAGTTGTCACGTCGTGCCTGCCCATGGCCTGTGCCGCATCTCTCCGAAAGCATTGGCAGAGGGGCGCACGGGGAAATGCGCCGCGCCCATCGTGGTGTCGGATCAGCAGCATATCGTTGTGAAGGGTTGGTTGGCACAGGCAATGTTCGGACGCGACCGGGCGCTCGTTCCGGTTTCCGCGATCATCGACCAAGAATTGGTGCGGCGCATTAACATCAACGCCGAACTGCCGCTGTTCCAGTTGCATTTCGACGAGCCGAAGCTGCTGCGTGTCGGGGGATTGGACCTCCTTGCCACACCCATCAGGCAGCCAGCCCTTGAACCGGCTAAACGCCCAGCTTTCTGA
- the alr gene encoding alanine racemase produces MSTGRLTIDLDAVTANWRALDAKSDPEVQTAAVVKADAYGLGVGKVARALAAAGARRFFVAVAEEGAALREALGPGPEISIFAGHMAGDTDMIHDLGLVPMLNSVDQLTRHFEALPGHPFGIQLDTGMNRLGMEPPEWAALRDLIVAQSPRLIMSHLACADEPTHLMNRQQLDTFHEMTEGVDVPRSLSATGGILMGSDYHFDLTRPGIGLYGGLPFDNAEPVVTLDLPVVQIRDLVAGESVGYSNTWVAEQATRVATVSGGYADGITRHISNKAVLFHQDTPCPILGRVSMDLITVDVSHLKEEPKALTLLGAHQTPDDLADVGGTIGYEVLTQLGARYARYYARGRG; encoded by the coding sequence ATGAGCACAGGCAGACTTACCATTGATCTGGACGCCGTGACCGCCAACTGGCGGGCGCTGGACGCAAAATCCGACCCCGAGGTTCAAACCGCCGCGGTGGTCAAGGCTGACGCCTATGGGCTGGGTGTGGGAAAGGTGGCGCGGGCCTTGGCTGCCGCTGGGGCGCGACGCTTTTTTGTCGCCGTGGCTGAAGAAGGCGCAGCCTTGCGCGAAGCGCTTGGCCCTGGACCCGAGATCAGCATCTTCGCCGGGCACATGGCTGGCGACACCGACATGATTCATGATCTGGGTCTTGTTCCCATGCTCAATTCAGTCGACCAACTGACACGTCATTTCGAAGCCCTGCCCGGCCACCCGTTCGGCATCCAGCTTGACACCGGTATGAACCGTTTGGGGATGGAACCGCCCGAATGGGCTGCCCTGCGCGATCTGATTGTGGCGCAGAGCCCGCGCCTGATCATGAGCCATCTGGCCTGCGCCGACGAACCAACCCACCTTATGAACCGCCAACAGCTTGACACATTCCATGAAATGACCGAGGGCGTGGACGTGCCGCGCAGCCTGTCCGCGACGGGTGGCATCCTGATGGGGTCGGATTATCATTTCGATCTGACACGGCCCGGCATCGGCCTTTATGGCGGCCTGCCCTTCGACAACGCCGAACCCGTTGTGACGCTTGATCTTCCGGTCGTGCAGATCCGCGATCTGGTAGCCGGCGAAAGCGTCGGCTATTCAAATACCTGGGTCGCTGAACAAGCAACACGCGTTGCGACCGTAAGCGGCGGTTATGCGGATGGGATCACACGCCACATCTCGAACAAGGCGGTGTTGTTTCATCAGGACACGCCCTGCCCGATCCTGGGCCGCGTGTCGATGGACCTGATCACCGTGGATGTCAGCCACTTGAAGGAAGAGCCCAAAGCACTAACCCTTTTGGGCGCACACCAGACCCCGGACGATTTGGCTGACGTGGGCGGAACGATCGGCTATGAAGTGCTGACACAGCTTGGCGCGCGCTATGCGCGATACTATGCACGAGGTCGCGGATGA
- the tig gene encoding trigger factor, whose product MQVTETLNEGLKRGYKIVVPAADLDAKVNEKLVEAQPEVEMKGFRKGKVPMALLKKQFGQRLMGEAMQEAVDGAMSKHFEDSGDRPAMQPDVKMTNEDWKEGDDVEIEMSYEALPEIPEVDLKKIKLEKLVVKAGDADIEEALGSLAETAQDFKDRKKGSKAKDGDQVVIDFLGKVDGEAFDGGAAEDYPLVLGSASFIPGFEEQLVGAKAGDDVEVKVSFPAEYGAENLAGKDAVFECKVKEVKEPVAAELDDELAKKFGAEDLAALKGQISERLEAEFSGAARAVMKRGLLDALDKLVDFDLPPSLLDAEAKQIAHQLWHEENPDVEGHDHPEVEPTDEHVKLAGRRVRLGLLLAELGQKAEIEVSDAEMTQAVMNQARQYPGQERQFFEFVQQNPQMRQQIQAPLFEDKVIDYVFELAEVEEREVSKDDLQKAVEALEDE is encoded by the coding sequence ATGCAGGTCACCGAGACCCTGAACGAAGGTCTGAAACGCGGCTATAAGATTGTGGTTCCGGCCGCTGATCTGGACGCTAAAGTCAACGAAAAGCTGGTTGAAGCGCAGCCCGAAGTCGAAATGAAAGGCTTCCGTAAGGGTAAAGTGCCGATGGCGCTGCTGAAAAAGCAGTTCGGTCAACGACTGATGGGTGAAGCCATGCAGGAAGCTGTCGATGGTGCGATGAGCAAGCATTTCGAAGACAGCGGCGACCGTCCGGCCATGCAGCCTGACGTAAAGATGACCAATGAAGATTGGAAAGAAGGCGACGACGTCGAGATCGAGATGAGCTATGAAGCTCTGCCTGAGATCCCCGAAGTTGACCTGAAAAAGATCAAACTTGAGAAGCTGGTGGTAAAGGCCGGGGATGCCGATATCGAAGAGGCGCTGGGCAGCCTTGCCGAGACCGCTCAGGATTTCAAAGACCGCAAGAAAGGGTCAAAAGCCAAGGATGGCGATCAGGTTGTGATTGACTTCCTGGGCAAAGTTGACGGCGAAGCCTTTGACGGTGGTGCGGCGGAAGATTACCCGCTGGTGCTGGGATCAGCGTCGTTCATTCCGGGCTTTGAAGAGCAACTGGTCGGCGCGAAAGCGGGCGATGACGTTGAAGTCAAAGTCTCGTTCCCTGCTGAATATGGTGCCGAGAACCTTGCGGGCAAAGACGCCGTTTTTGAATGCAAGGTGAAAGAGGTCAAGGAACCTGTTGCAGCGGAGCTTGACGACGAGTTGGCCAAGAAATTCGGAGCCGAGGATCTGGCAGCACTGAAGGGTCAGATCAGCGAACGTCTCGAGGCCGAGTTCTCGGGTGCCGCGCGCGCCGTGATGAAGCGTGGCCTGCTGGATGCGTTGGACAAATTGGTTGATTTCGATCTGCCGCCGTCGCTGTTGGATGCGGAAGCCAAGCAGATTGCACATCAGTTGTGGCACGAAGAGAACCCGGATGTGGAAGGCCACGACCACCCCGAGGTCGAGCCGACGGATGAGCATGTCAAACTGGCTGGCCGCCGTGTGCGTCTGGGTCTGCTGCTGGCCGAATTGGGTCAGAAGGCCGAGATCGAAGTCAGTGATGCCGAGATGACGCAGGCAGTCATGAACCAGGCACGCCAATATCCGGGTCAGGAACGCCAGTTCTTTGAGTTTGTTCAGCAAAACCCGCAAATGCGCCAGCAAATCCAGGCGCCTTTGTTTGAAGACAAAGTCATCGACTATGTCTTTGAATTGGCTGAAGTGGAAGAAAGAGAAGTGTCAAAAGACGACCTGCAAAAGGCCGTTGAGGCGCTGGAAGACGAATAA
- a CDS encoding endonuclease/exonuclease/phosphatase family protein produces the protein MIKRGLRNLLLLALIALGAGYLGQYHPAGDSLAVFRPQIALVILLLAILLWIARARKWAALGIAAAGVAFGPIFWMSGALSASGGTGFSLYQKNMRFRVEDPGLLSADILARRPDFVTLQEVSGANMAVFDPLDATYQARQFCPFATVGGVAVASRWPMVPGSGFCAEADGLAAMKVTTPKGPVWVVSIHLHWPWPKSQPAHIARLSPILERLGSDETGAPLVIGGDFNMVPWSFAMSRLTKISNTERIGPPHVTLTKMKGWMRVPIDHVLISGGDGSVQRIDRLGSDHFGLFARFALPFGT, from the coding sequence ATGATTAAACGCGGTTTGAGAAACCTGCTATTGCTGGCACTTATTGCGCTGGGCGCTGGCTATTTGGGCCAATATCATCCGGCGGGTGATAGTCTTGCGGTTTTCCGTCCTCAGATCGCGCTGGTGATTTTGCTGCTGGCGATCCTTTTGTGGATCGCGAGGGCGCGGAAATGGGCGGCGCTGGGCATCGCGGCGGCAGGCGTCGCATTCGGCCCGATCTTCTGGATGAGCGGTGCGCTAAGTGCGTCAGGTGGCACCGGGTTTAGCCTTTATCAAAAGAACATGCGGTTTCGGGTGGAGGATCCAGGGCTTTTGTCGGCGGATATATTGGCGCGTCGCCCCGATTTCGTGACGCTGCAAGAGGTAAGCGGCGCCAATATGGCGGTGTTTGACCCGCTGGACGCCACGTATCAGGCGCGTCAGTTTTGTCCATTTGCAACCGTTGGCGGGGTCGCCGTGGCATCGCGTTGGCCCATGGTGCCGGGGTCAGGGTTTTGTGCCGAAGCGGACGGGTTGGCGGCGATGAAAGTGACGACCCCAAAAGGCCCTGTCTGGGTTGTGTCGATACATCTGCATTGGCCATGGCCGAAAAGCCAACCAGCCCATATTGCGCGGCTGTCCCCGATTCTGGAAAGGCTTGGAAGTGACGAGACGGGAGCGCCGCTGGTGATCGGTGGCGACTTCAATATGGTTCCTTGGAGTTTTGCCATGAGCCGTCTGACCAAGATCAGCAATACAGAACGGATCGGGCCGCCGCATGTGACCCTGACAAAGATGAAAGGCTGGATGCGTGTGCCGATTGATCACGTGCTGATCAGTGGTGGGGATGGCAGCGTGCAACGTATTGACCGGTTGGGATCCGATCATTTTGGCCTGTTTGCGCGCTTCGCATTGCCATTTGGAACATAG
- a CDS encoding heme-dependent oxidative N-demethylase family protein codes for MVEICQADLPIRPWEDDRLKRLPGLQPITPGEWLVQDDAYTAQMAHRVALIKNRPDIVHKLSEAARPAAGELLDLVLRELVASTGFVVGDRTVTCPDGRVVQIDHTAPLLTCGQLVQEDLVVMQKQGDEHVLTAAILCFPASWSLDEKYMKPLVRIHKPVADYTPDIAKRVQRLFDGIQVERPMWRANCLTYDDPELHQPRREDDRRQTSQNGPKWIRVERQGMRRLPMTDAVIFSIHTYVVRRPEGDS; via the coding sequence ATGGTTGAAATCTGCCAAGCCGACCTGCCGATACGCCCCTGGGAAGACGATCGCCTGAAGCGACTTCCGGGCTTGCAGCCGATTACGCCGGGCGAATGGTTGGTGCAGGACGATGCTTACACTGCGCAAATGGCCCACCGGGTCGCCCTGATCAAAAACAGGCCTGACATCGTCCACAAGCTGAGCGAAGCCGCACGACCAGCGGCGGGCGAACTGCTCGATCTGGTCCTGCGCGAACTTGTCGCCTCTACCGGCTTTGTGGTCGGTGATCGCACCGTGACCTGCCCCGATGGGCGCGTTGTTCAGATCGACCATACCGCCCCGTTGCTAACCTGCGGACAATTGGTTCAGGAAGACCTTGTCGTGATGCAGAAGCAGGGTGACGAGCATGTGTTGACCGCCGCCATTCTTTGTTTCCCCGCCAGTTGGTCACTGGACGAGAAATACATGAAACCGTTGGTCCGCATTCACAAGCCGGTCGCGGATTACACACCTGACATCGCAAAGCGTGTGCAACGGTTGTTTGATGGCATACAGGTCGAGCGCCCGATGTGGCGCGCAAATTGCCTGACCTATGATGATCCCGAACTGCATCAGCCCCGACGCGAGGATGACCGGCGCCAAACATCGCAGAACGGCCCAAAATGGATCAGGGTCGAACGTCAGGGGATGCGACGGCTTCCAATGACCGACGCGGTGATATTTTCGATCCATACCTATGTGGTTCGACGACCGGAAGGTGATTCTTGA